The window CACTGACTGAGGCATTGAAATATACAGGTATGCCTGCATCCGTAGCGCTTCGCGATTCTGTCACCGTAACCGAGGGCAGCTGGTCCACAGTTATGTCAAGGTATGCATATGCCCTGCTACCCTGGCTGTCCACAATCAGCAGGGAGATGTTGTATCCGCCGGTGTCAGGGAAGGAATACTGGAAATACAGGCCTGAGGAGGTGTTGACGCCGTTCAGGTACCAGTAGTAGTTGTACGGCGCCGTTCCGTATGAACCGTAACCCTCCCAGTATGTTGTTGTGGATTTGTCCGTATTGTTCGGGCCTTCGATCAGTGCCGATGGTTTGGCTATTACGGTGACGGTGTAAGAGGTGCTTGTAGCCTCGCCAAGGGAATCCCTCACCGTGAGGTTGACCTGAAATGTACCGGTGCCGACAAACTGCAGATGGAACTCCTGGGAATAATTCAGGATGGTTGATCCCAGGGACCAGGTATAATTGAAAGGCGAAGTACCTCCGGTTACCTGGGCGAATAGTGTGTCGTTTATGCCCTGGTCCACGGTTGCATACTGCCCTTCAATGGCCACTGAGGGATCAGGGTTCACCACCTCATTCACGTCTGCAGTTGCCTGGTTCCCATTGGCATCCGTGACCGTCAGGGAAATCGCGAAAGTGCCTGATGAGGTGAATGTGTAATTCACATATGCTGTTGTGAATATCTGGCTGTTTATGGTCCAGGAATAACTGTATCCGGGAGTGCCTCCCGATATGGAAGAGGAGAAGTTTGCCCATATTCCAGCATCAGTTGGACTGTGGACCACATGAATGGCAACTGATGGATCAGGGTTCACAATCTCGGTGAAGGAATACGATGCCGTGTGGCCGTCGGAGTCAGTTACGGTGACATTGACATAGTAGGTTCCAGCTGATGAGAAGGAATAGGAGAACTGCGAAGCAGTAGATTCCTGCACACCGTTTATGGCCCACGAGTACGTATCGGTTCCCGTGCCTCCGGTCACCGAGGATGAGAACGTTACGCTATTCCCAACGTCAGTTGGGTTTTGAGACGAGGATATTGATACAGAGGGGTTGTCATTGATTGTAACCGTGACGGTGGCGCTGCTTTCTACCCCAACAGAATCCGTTATGGTTACCGTAAGGGTATACGATCCGGCCGAGCTGAAGGAATAGGAGAAGTCCTGCGTTGTCGATATCTGGTTTCCGTTCAGCGTCCATGAGTACCCGTATGACCCGGACCCACCGCTTGGCGTGGAGCTGAACTCAATGGAATACCCGATGTCGGCGGAGCTTACGCTTGCGGTAGCCGTGACAGTGGGATCGGGGTTCACGGTCTCATCCAAGGTCTGGGTTACCGTGTAGCCGGCGGCATCTGTGACCGTGAGGGATACGGCATAAGTGCCGGATGAGCCAAAGGATACGGATACGTCTGAAGTGGTGTAAGCATTCCCGTTTATGGACCAGGAATAACTGTATCCGGGAGTTCCACCGGATACAGAAGAAGAGAATGTCACGGAATTGCCAATATCAGTTGGGTTCTGGGAGCTTGATATTGAGACAGACGGATCAGAGTTCACTGTCTCAGTTATGGTATTCGATGTGACTGAATACCCGGCGCTGTCCACATATACCACGAAAATGGAATATGTTCCGGCTGAGAAGGAGGTGCTGTATGATGACCCCGTGCCGATCTGGTCTGACGTTGATCCTGAATACCATGTGTATGATCCGCCGCCCGAACCTCCTGAAACCGAGGAGGAGAACTGAATTGTCTGGCCGGCGTCCGCAGGATTGAGGTTTGAAGAGGCGCTTACCGAGGGGTCGGAGTTGACCGTTATGGTGATGGTGTTGGAATTGACGCCATACCCTGCGTTATCAGTGAGATGGACGTAAACATAGTATGTCCCGGCGGAACTGAACGTATAGGATGGGTTCTGCGAGGTTGAGAAGGATGAGTATGATCCACCGGATATTTCCTCATACCATGTGTAGCTGTATGGGGTAGTCCCTCCGCTTGGCGAGGACGAGAATGACACGCTCTGCCCCGCATCAATGGTCTGAACATTTGCCGAAGCGGAAATTGTAGGGTCTGAGTTGACCGTCAGCGTCGTGGAATATGTTGACGTTGACCCAGCGTCAGTGGAATAATACATTGATTCCGTTCCTCCTGACCCGCCGGAGTAAGTGGGGTTTGAGGAACTGCTTGTAACCAGTCCTGACCAGTGAAATGTACCGCCGTTGACATCTTCGGCATA is drawn from Candidatus Sysuiplasma jiujiangense and contains these coding sequences:
- a CDS encoding PKD domain-containing protein gives rise to the protein YDETGTYSGSPLAPTLSSVSASPNPVDAGQTTTFSNNAYAEDVNGGTFHWSGLVTSSSSNPTYSGGSGGTESMYYSTDAGSTSTYSTTLTVNSDPTISASANVQTIDAGQSVSFSSSPSGGTTPYSYTWYEEISGGSYSSFSTSQNPSYTFSSAGTYYVYVHLTDNAGYGVNSNTITITVNSDPSVSASSNLNPADAGQTIQFSSSVSGGSGGGSYTWYSGSTSDQIGTGSSYSTSFSAGTYSIFVVYVDSAGYSVTSNTITETVNSDPSVSISSSQNPTDIGNSVTFSSSVSGGTPGYSYSWSINGNAYTTSDVSVSFGSSGTYAVSLTVTDAAGYTVTQTLDETVNPDPTVTATASVSSADIGYSIEFSSTPSGGSGSYGYSWTLNGNQISTTQDFSYSFSSAGSYTLTVTITDSVGVESSATVTVTINDNPSVSISSSQNPTDVGNSVTFSSSVTGGTGTDTYSWAINGVQESTASQFSYSFSSAGTYYVNVTVTDSDGHTASYSFTEIVNPDPSVAIHVVHSPTDAGIWANFSSSISGGTPGYSYSWTINSQIFTTAYVNYTFTSSGTFAISLTVTDANGNQATADVNEVVNPDPSVAIEGQYATVDQGINDTLFAQVTGGTSPFNYTWSLGSTILNYSQEFHLQFVGTGTFQVNLTVRDSLGEATSTSYTVTVIAKPSALIEGPNNTDKSTTTYWEGYGSYGTAPYNYYWYLNGVNTSSGLYFQYSFPDTGGYNISLLIVDSQGSRAYAYLDITVDQLPSVTVTESRSATDAGIPVYFNASVSGGTPFFNYTWSISGIGFVGYQQSLVYAFSSAGYYNITVKISDGSGNSASASIEIRINALPSVAIAVQYPNIDPDVTDSFNSIVTGGTPGYSYAWYVNGSLSGSTGSLNYSFARAGIYPVRLVVQDSQGLSASYVTDVTVVPYPQASIIPSRTSLDANVSDEFRASGTGGVGPYSYEWVIGGHAFTNSTVSYSFQSPGNYTVQLVISDSFGMDASSSVAISVYKDPTIQVSWTGKAVVSEEFPLYANVTGGIAPYGISWIFPSGQHETGSSIDHVFSSSGPDIFEVQVSDQGGFIQTRNFTIDVGLYVAVAANQTSGLGPLAVQFS